The Caldisalinibacter kiritimatiensis genome contains the following window.
AGAAGCATTTAACTATTCAGAAAAGTATAGAGTTCCTGTAATATTACTTATGGACGAAGTAATAGCTCATATGAGAGAAAAAATAGAGATACCAAATATAAATGACCTTAATATAATAGATAGAAAAAAACCTAAAGCTGGATTAAAGAACTATAACCCTTATGAAGTATCAGATAATGAATTAGTTCCTCCAATGGCTGCATACGGTGAAGGATATAGATTTCATGTTACAGGACTTACTCATGACGAAACAGGTTTTCCTAGTAATGACAGCAACATTGCATCAAATTTACTATCAAGATTAATGAATAAAATAGAAAAAAATATTGACGCTATATCTTTATACGAAGAATATAAACTTAAAGATGCTGAAGTAGCTTTAGTAGCATATGGTAGTACCGCTCGCTCAGCTAAAAGTGCTGTTGATTTCTGTAGAAATGAAGGTATGAAAGTTGGTTTATTTAGACCTAAAACAATATGGCCATTCCTCGAAGAACAAATTTCTGAATTATCAAAACGCGTCAATAAAATATTAGTTGTTGAAATGAACCACGGTCAATATGCGTTAGAAGTTGAAAGAGTTGCAAGCAAAAACGTAAATGTAGAAAAGATGGGTAAATTTAATGGAGAGTTAATTACCCCAGATGAGATTTATGCTAAAATTAAGGAGGTTTAGAAAGTGACTCAAACAAGTGAACTAGTAAAAAAATATTTTAGAGTTGATAAATTACCTCATATTTGGTGTCCGGGCTGTGGTCATGGGATTTTAATGAGAGCAACAGTAAAAGCAATTGATAATTTAGGTTTAGATAAAGACAAAGTTTGTATTGTATCTGGAATCGGATGCTCCTCTAGAGCACCTGGATATATGGATTTTAATACTTTGCATACAACTCATGGGAGAGCCTTAGCTTTTGCTACAGGCATAAAAATGGCAAATCCAGAACTCGAAGTTATTGTTATTACAGGTGATGGAGACAGTGCAGCAATTGGGGGTAATCACTTAATACATGCAGCAAGAAGAAATATAAACATAACTACAATTGTTTTTAATAACAATATTTATGGAATGACTGGAGGTCAATATTCTCCAACTACTCCTACAGGAGATAGAGGTACTACAGCTCCATATGGGAATATTGATAAAAATTTTGACCTTTGTAATTTGACCAAAGCAGCAGGAGCAACTTATGTCGGTAGAGCGACTGCATATCATGCTAACTTATTAACAAAATTAGTAGAAAAGGGCATTGAAAATAAAGGATTTTCATTTGTCGAAGCTGTAAGCGTTTGCCCGACATATTATGGTAGAAAAAACAAAAAAGGCGATTCAGTAGAGATGATGAAGTTCTTAAAAAATAATGCTATTAACATAAAAGCCGCAGAAAAAATGTCAAACGAAAAATTAATGGGCAAGTTCTTAATCGGTGAGTTTCATAATAGTCAAGAACCTGAGTAT
Protein-coding sequences here:
- a CDS encoding 2-oxoacid:acceptor oxidoreductase subunit alpha, whose amino-acid sequence is MSSDTKIKLMQGNEACVEGAITAGMRFFAGYPITPSTEIAEISSQRLPRVGGKFIQMEDEIASMAAVIGASLTGLKSMTATSGPGFSLKQENLGYASMAEVPCVIVNVQRGGPSTGLPTSPSQGDVMQARWGTHGDHPIIALSPSSVKETYELTIEAFNYSEKYRVPVILLMDEVIAHMREKIEIPNINDLNIIDRKKPKAGLKNYNPYEVSDNELVPPMAAYGEGYRFHVTGLTHDETGFPSNDSNIASNLLSRLMNKIEKNIDAISLYEEYKLKDAEVALVAYGSTARSAKSAVDFCRNEGMKVGLFRPKTIWPFLEEQISELSKRVNKILVVEMNHGQYALEVERVASKNVNVEKMGKFNGELITPDEIYAKIKEV
- a CDS encoding 2-oxoacid:ferredoxin oxidoreductase subunit beta produces the protein MTQTSELVKKYFRVDKLPHIWCPGCGHGILMRATVKAIDNLGLDKDKVCIVSGIGCSSRAPGYMDFNTLHTTHGRALAFATGIKMANPELEVIVITGDGDSAAIGGNHLIHAARRNINITTIVFNNNIYGMTGGQYSPTTPTGDRGTTAPYGNIDKNFDLCNLTKAAGATYVGRATAYHANLLTKLVEKGIENKGFSFVEAVSVCPTYYGRKNKKGDSVEMMKFLKNNAINIKAAEKMSNEKLMGKFLIGEFHNSQEPEYTSQYQKIIDMFQKER